A single window of Periplaneta americana isolate PAMFEO1 chromosome 14, P.americana_PAMFEO1_priV1, whole genome shotgun sequence DNA harbors:
- the LOC138713979 gene encoding coiled-coil domain-containing protein 66 encodes MTTMVSTKCLSLVEQKRIQWAKEREELAGLCAPWGPPSTRRDENYRTCIRTRFVTSTSDLREEESHKQEEVSRSYDYSELTTELQAAAARMRRRRSPSLPPIYSRTAPTCQDEDSMRSSHQYGTNPDQEEEGEGETSGYASDSGGTSNERTNDYWNQQRQDRYHRQDNWMSDCQRYEKMSRRYSKHSPWIPSNGRRYGSPESVMSTPPYRLWSSGAGSDEVNRMRWGDRGVGVGHLWEPTLHEPDSRLPQVQGSGRGTPGWLERGLNKLSNSESSMGSTQVLVINHGSPEQSPLSRELAGSCDTISIQSQSECSRTFIRGQNAPLEPEVLMERERKRQKALEHQNAIRLQLEERERKRKEEKERRIREERDEEERIKREQEIERKRIEDEQRKLKEREDKEVRKAAAMREALENAEKKAREEKSRASRKHVLESVKNINNVCAPVDTTESKSWFETSSTAENPTTLTKPKTLKVKESVSSVCQETSSSSVPVQHQDVQRTNDGTQTGPETHNEALLIAAETVAMPADGLAVVLGNTTEGNSHDMLTTPGGGVQLALLMSPSLPQPLMLDNRLLTPSKYRSVGRERGTQTDSEIVTAGRNRRIKDKMEARITRKDRKKSASLERPHRGCKLPLRCRSQSQPTQPRIRLEDRPKWGVNRPGTQYIKQSEKDPYYQRRLRQRLLRAAMMGGGDTGTESDTGSHRRPRHARGSSDENSRSPSPQQGAYNSNNKSSTGMTNNIYYHHVIRSSDGNINNLDEQDEKCVNSAIVNEQLDNKNTVLRDRNYAVGTPSKRVQVVVPSSNINGLAENAINRKTTRHGSSHKISSSTKRLLNRQNERPATIDSGIGEQWSTAHDILSQLSSLRQGLIMKQQEWDSTRSHTPYSESSWNS; translated from the exons TCTTACGACTATTCAGAGCTGACCACTGAGCTGCAGGCAGCTGCGGCCAGGATGAGGCGCAGGCGCAGTCCAAGCCTGCCACCCATCTACAGCAGGACTGCCCCCACATGTCAG GATGAAGATTCGATGAGAAGCAGTCATCAGTACGGGACCAATCCTGACCAGGAGGAGGAGGGAGAAGGAGAGACTTCTGGGTATGCTAGTGATTCTGGTGGCACCTCCAATGAACGCACTAATGACTACTGGAACCAACAACGTCAAGACAGATACCACCGACAAGATAATTGGATGAGTGACTGTCAGAGATACGAGAAAATGTCCAGGAGGTACAGCAAACATTCTCCGTGGATTCCTTCTAATGG CAGAAGATACGGGAGTCCTGAATCTGTAATGTCGACACCCCCATATCGGCTATGGTCTAGTGGGGCAGGAAGCGATGAAGTGAACAGAATGCGCTGGGGAGACAGAGGAGTTGGCGTAGGACATCTCTGGGAACCTACTCTGCATGAGCCGGATTCCAGATTACCCCAG GTACAAGGGAGTGGCAGAGGTACTCCAGGGTGGTTAGAGAGAGGCCTAAACAAGCTTAGCAATAGTGAATCTTCTATGGGGTCTACCCAAGTGCTGGTAATAAACCACGGGAGCCCGGAACAAAGTCCTCTCAGCAGGGAGCTCGCCGGTAGCTGTGACACCATCAGCATCCAATCACAAAGCGAGTGTAGCAG AACATTTATAAGGGGCCAGAACGCACCATTAGAACCGGAAGTGTTAATGGAACGAGAGCGGAAAAGGCAAAAGGCTCTGGAACATCAAAATGCCATCCGTCTACAG TTAGAGGAAAGAGAGCGTAaaaggaaagaggaaaaagagCGGAGGATAAGGGAGGAAAGGGACGAAGAGGAAAGAATAAAGCGTGAacaagaaatagaaagaaaaagaattgaagatgaacaaaggaagctgaaagaaagAGAG GATAAAGAGGTTAGAAAAGCAGCAGCAATGAGAGAGGCGCTTGAAAATGCAGAGAAGAAAGCTCGTGAAGAAAAGAGCAGAGCAAGTCGAAAGCACGTGTTAGaatctgttaaaaatataaacaatgtcTGTGCACCTGTAGATACAACCGAGAGTAAAAGTTGGTTCGAAACTAGTTCTACAGCAGAAAATCCCACAACGTTAACGAAACCGAAAACACTCAAGGTTAAAGAATCTGTGTCTAGTGTGtgtcaagaaactagttctagCAGTGTTCCAGTGCAACACCAAGACGTTCAGAGGACTAACGACGGAACGCAGACGGgtccagagacccacaacgaagCCTTGCTAATCGCCGCAGAGACAGTTGCGATGCCTGCAGACGGACTGGCTGTTGTGTTAGGCAATACGACGGAGGGGAATTCCCACGACATGCTGACGACGCCAGGCGGAGGAGTCCAGTTAGCGCTGCTCATGTCCCCTTCACTCCCGCAGCCTCTCATGTTAGACAACAGACTTCTAACTCCTAGCAAATATCGGTCAGTGGGACGTGAACGGGGGACTCAGACAGATTCAGAGATTGTCACGGCAGGAAGGAACAGGCGGATCAAAGATAAAATGGAAGCACGTATTACAAGAAAGGACAGGAAAAA ATCAGCAAGTCTTGAGCGACCACATCGAGGATGCAAACTGCCATTGAGATGTCGGTCACAATCGCAACCCACACAACCTCGAATAAGACTGGAGGATCGTCCCAAGTGGGGAGTCAATAGACCAGGAACGCAATACATCAAGCAGAGCGAGAAAGACCCTTACTACCAGCGACGGTTGAGACAACGCCTGCTCAGAGCTGCAATGATGGGCGGAGGGGACACCGGGACAGAGAGTGACACGGGCTCACACCGCAGACCTAGACATGCCAGGGGAAGTAGCGACGAAAACAGCAG ATCTCCGTCGCCACAACAAGGAGCATACAACTCCAACAACAAATCCAGTACCGGTATGACCAATAACATTTACTACCACCATGTGATAAGATCCTCGGATGGAAATATAAATAACCTGGATGAACAGGATGAGAAGTGTGTGAACTCCGCTATCGTGAACGAGCAATTAGATAATAAGAATACAGTTTTAAGAGACAGGAATTATGCTGTTGGGACTCCTAGCAAGAGAGTGCAAGTGGTTGTTCCTTCTTCGAATATTAACGGACTCGCAGAGAACGCAATAAACAGGAAAACAACACGACACGGCTCCAGCCACAAAATTTCATCAA GTACAAAGCGTTTGTTAAATAGACAGAATGAGAGACCAGCCACAATAGACAGCGGAATAGGAGAGCAGTGGTCAACAGCTCACGATATATTGTCTCAACTTTCTTCACTCCGTCAG GGACTTATAATGAAACAGCAAGAATGGGATTCAACAAGGAGCCATACACCGTATTCAGAATCGTCATGGAATTCTTGA